aaaaaaaaagattgaaagGTCTAAATGTAGTGGTGCTCCACTATAACCACTACCCCTATTTAATGGGTGTGTTTGGACATAAGAATAGAAAAGGCACCATATAACAATGGGCATATAACATTAGCAAACacaaaaaaagagaagagagaccAAAGACAATGACATAGAATCGTACACAATCATACATGCTCACATAAAGTAGTAGTTTCCCATCTTGTAGCCTCATAAaaccatatatatttataaatatgtatatttaaaatTGTTGGGTAGTGATTGGTTTTAATCATTATTTATAATTACTTTTTATTTGTCGAAATCAGAATTCAAATAGTTCATCACTTTATCGCAGTATGATTGTTTTGAAATTTATGTAGTATacaatacattatttaaatgtaTATTATCACACTCGAattattcaaatattatttgtaaCTAGTAATTTTGGTTGATTggttaagaaaaaataaaaaaaatatatcaatattcaatgacataaaaaaattactaatatacatgtaattagtaaattttaattctattatttgtaaaattctcaaaaataattctattacttgtaaaattaactaaaaggtataatttctaacaattaaggtaataataaaatattagagatagtaaataattattttaaaattctataataataatgtaaaagtaattttttcgcgtagtatttaaatatacatataatcaagtAATAGGATAGGTACGCCTATACTTGAAACCTACCCTATACTTGCATCGGGTACATATTTTTATACCCTAATCATATCCTAAACCCTAATTTATCGAGTAATACCCTACACATACAAGTAGGGTACCCTTAGGTAAACGAGTTTTCGAATAAAACTACAATccctaaaaaaatatcaaaagtgCCATATAGATAGTGATTAAAAACAATCACACTACTATAGTGGAACCCTATACAAATAatcacatacatatatatatacacacactaaAAAGCAAAAGGGGCACAAGACATTAGTAAACAAACAATGTTGTGAGTGTGTGTGCTCCACAAACCCCACTACCCAATACCCATTGGATATGGTGACAGAAGCACCATGACCACCATGCATGGAGAGGGAGCATTATGCTCATGTGTTCAATGGATTTTCCCAACTGATAAGACTGAAAATGAAAAGTGCAATAGAGAAAACTATGAAGAAAATTTATTAACCATTCCAAAGAGATGAAatatcaaataaacaaggcatAATAAGCACTCAAAGAGTAGTTAGTGGCAACACACACAACAATAACTAACTTATGTTCTTAGCAATACAAAATACAATATTACATAATGAAAATATGAAACTACTTCAGTCTCAGCCTAATAATGTTGTAATGTCTCTCCCTGCTTTTGTAAAAGATCGATTCTTTATTCAACAAACATGGAAGAAGAACCATAAGAAGCCTCGGATACAGTACAGTAGTATTACCGACCGCTAAATATTGGATATTATTATCTTAGTCTTGTCAAGTCCACATGAAGAACCATAACTGCAGCGGTAGAAGAAACGAGCGAGTTTTGATCACGATTACTATGATGACATAATTCAGATACTAATTTCGGAAATTCTTAACTCCATGCTTCTGTACTTCAACCTTGAGAGACTTTAAGTACTGAACAGCTTCGTCTAGGACAGTGACGGTAGTCATGTCATTACCGCCAGGTACAATTCCTCGCAAtgctttcaccatttttttcatcCTGTGTCGTTTCCTTTCGCTGTTGGAGCTGCTACTGCCACTGTCAGAAGACTTTTGAACAGAAGATGATGATGTTCTATTCTTCTTGTTCCTTGTACCATAATTGGAACAAGATTCAGGGGATGAGCTTCCATAATTCCCGTAAGTTCGTGCAGTGCTTAGCTCTTCCTCGTCGtactcctcttcttcttcttcctcttccaaGCTCAGCAATGCATCGATATCATCTGAGTCTTCCTTCAGAGTAGAAGACAGTTCTCCAACCTCATTATTATTCCTATCAATTCCTCCGAAATAGCCTTGGACACAAGCTGAGCCCATGTTTAAAGCAGGACTACCGAATTTGTTGGCAATAGCAGGGTGGAACATAATTTGACTGCGATGATCAGTCTGATCAAATATAATGAAATTCTTGGGGCAGACCTCAGAGGGTTGAAACTCAACACCATGAAAATGTTTAAGGTGGTTACCACCAGGAGGTAAAGCTGCTGCCCCGAAACCAGATGCAACTGGAACATGCATTTCATTATTGCCCGCTTGATAGTCAAGGGGAGGTGGTTTTTTTTCAGTGTAAAATTGGTGGTTGCGCTGCATCAGGATTCAATTAGTAGATGAACGTTCGGTTTTCAGCTTTTTGAGTAGACAAATTATTAGGATTCAACTGGAAGAAGGTTCTTAAGTTAAACGCGAGATCACAAGACTTATGCAATGAATGAAGAAGTTATTGCCACTCAGGTACAGTAGAGAGCCAAAATACTATAAGTTCTTCTTATGTATAAACAAAACCAGAGGGCAGTCCGTCCCAAATCCCAAAGTCCGACGATTACAAACAGACTACGTCACAGGTTTAAGCAATTGACGGAAATACTCAGCCTGCAATAAACAAGTAGCATGTAACCAACAACACAATGCATATTCTATAACACAAACATGGTTTTGACAAAGCAACAACAGCAGCAGAATATTGTTAGATTTCGAGAATACACAATAGCATTGCTCTGATCAAATTATCAAACGATTAAACGAATTCATAATGTACTCTTGCTTGCACCAAAGACTCCAAATTTTCAAACAGTAAAAGTTtggtaaatgtaaaataaatagcTAGTTCTCCCTAACTCATAAACCAGAGGATTCAATAATAGCTTCTCCTGTTCCCCAATACAAGATAACATGATACTAAAGCCTTAGCAAGTTAAACACACTATAAACAATATTGTCTTTGAAGAAACAATAATGAACATACTAAGCTTGACAAGAAGTACAAAACAAAAGTAAACATAGAAAAATGCTAAAAAGGGAGTAACAATTGTACCTGGCAAACTTGCATCAGTTGGTAATAAGCAATAACCCCCACACTCATTTTAATTTTTCCAACTTCTTTAACTGCTCGATATCTTTTAATGGAAATGGCAATGAACATTCTCACACCTCCAACCAGCTTTTGTAAAATTCAAAGTAAGAAAGAACAAGCAAACAAATCGAATATAATACTTTAACCCCCCCAAAAGCAACCACCTGCAAAACCCAATAAAACATTAGAATCAAAAGCTAAAAATAAGCAAAATCTTatacatataacatatatatatatatataaacaatccAAAAGGGTCTCACCAAAATGAATCAAATTACAGAATAACACGAAAGAACACCACCAAACGAACACATTTGCTGCAATAAGTTGAAAGGGATGACGTCCAAGGCATCTTGATTTCAATTCTTCTTCAATTCAAATATCATCGAAAATTGAATCAAAGCTTTCACTGTATACACAAACAAAAATCACAAATataacctaaaaaataaagctcactcctttttcttcttcaaacaaaataaattcaaaattttctcagcAACCAAACAAAATGGTACTTTTTTTTCAATCAAATCAACAAAAACCCACAAAGAAAAACAAAGATCTAAGCTCAAAAACACAACAGAACAAGCTCAAGTTCAAAaccctaaatttaaaaaaaaacaacaaaaacataCAGTTATCTAAGAAGATCGAGAGGTATTGACGATGAAGTTTAAGGATTGATGAGTTGTTCAGATGAATTTCCCTAGATTTGCGCTGGCGAACAAGATCTATATCACAGGATATGgttgtagagagagagagagagagagagagagagagaaagaggttgaagagagagaaagagtatAGAGAGAGTTAAGGGAGTGTTTGGTTAGAGGGGTATTTATGTAATTTGAATGGGTTTGGATTTTTATGGAAATATGTGCCGGGTTTCGAGACAGTGAGGAGTCAAACCCGGAAAATGAGAGCCGTTGGATTAGAGAGAGAAATGAACAATCTCCGTCTATTGCGGATTGAATATGAACCGTTGGATTAAGCACGCGTGCGAGGGAACACGTGGGGGCCCACCAGCTTTGACGAAAACGGAACGG
This region of Cannabis sativa cultivar Pink pepper isolate KNU-18-1 chromosome 7, ASM2916894v1, whole genome shotgun sequence genomic DNA includes:
- the LOC115697186 gene encoding transcription factor bHLH144 encodes the protein MQRNHQFYTEKKPPPLDYQAGNNEMHVPVASGFGAAALPPGGNHLKHFHGVEFQPSEVCPKNFIIFDQTDHRSQIMFHPAIANKFGSPALNMGSACVQGYFGGIDRNNNEVGELSSTLKEDSDDIDALLSLEEEEEEEEYDEEELSTARTYGNYGSSSPESCSNYGTRNKKNRTSSSSVQKSSDSGSSSSNSERKRHRMKKMVKALRGIVPGGNDMTTVTVLDEAVQYLKSLKVEVQKHGVKNFRN